Proteins from a single region of Synechococcus sp. WH 8109:
- a CDS encoding ribulose bisphosphate carboxylase small subunit, protein MPFQSTVGDYQTVATLETFGFLPPMTQDEIYDQIAYIIAQGWSPLVEHVHPSNSMATYWSYWKLPFFGEKDLNVVVSELEACHRAYPDHHVRIVGYDAYTQSQGACFVVFEGR, encoded by the coding sequence ATGCCTTTCCAGAGCACCGTGGGTGACTATCAAACAGTCGCCACCCTGGAGACCTTCGGCTTCCTCCCGCCGATGACCCAGGACGAGATCTACGACCAGATCGCGTACATCATTGCCCAGGGTTGGAGCCCGCTCGTTGAGCACGTCCATCCCAGCAACTCCATGGCCACCTATTGGTCTTATTGGAAGCTCCCCTTCTTCGGTGAGAAGGATCTGAACGTTGTCGTCAGTGAGCTCGAGGCTTGCCACCGCGCATACCCCGACCACCACGTGCGCATCGTCGGTTACGACGCTTACACCCAGAGCCAGGGTGCATGCTTCGTGGTCTTCGAAGGACGCTGA
- a CDS encoding form I ribulose bisphosphate carboxylase large subunit, with protein MSKKYDAGVKEYRDTYWTPDYVPLDTDLLACFKCTGQEGVPKEEVAAAVAAESSTGTWSTVWSELLTDLDFYKGRCYRIEDVPGDKDSFYAFIAYPLDLFEEGSITNVLTSLVGNVFGFKALRHLRLEDIRFPMAFIKSCYGPPNGIQVERDRMNKYGRPLLGCTIKPKLGLSGKNYGRVVYECLRGGLDFTKDDENINSQPFQRWQNRFEFVAEAIKLSEQETGERKGHYLNVTANTPEEMYERAEFAKELGMPIVMHDFITGGFTANTGLSKWCRKNGMLLHIHRAMHAVIDRHPKHGIHFRVLAKCLRLSGGDQLHTGTVVGKLEGDRQTTLGYIDQLRESFVPEDRSRGNFFDQDWGSMPGVFAVASGGIHVWHMPALVAIFGDDSVLQFGGGTHGHPWGSAAGAAANRVALEACVKARNAGREIEKESRDILMEAGKHSPELAIALETWKEIKFEFDTVDKLDVQN; from the coding sequence ATGAGCAAGAAGTACGACGCTGGGGTCAAGGAGTACAGGGATACCTACTGGACTCCTGATTACGTCCCCCTCGACACCGACCTGCTGGCCTGCTTCAAGTGCACCGGCCAAGAAGGTGTGCCCAAGGAAGAAGTTGCCGCTGCTGTGGCTGCTGAATCCTCCACCGGCACCTGGTCCACTGTGTGGTCTGAGCTCCTCACCGATCTCGACTTCTACAAGGGCCGTTGCTACCGCATCGAAGACGTCCCTGGTGACAAGGATTCTTTCTATGCCTTCATCGCCTACCCCCTCGACCTGTTCGAAGAGGGTTCCATCACCAACGTTCTGACCTCCCTGGTCGGCAACGTGTTCGGTTTCAAGGCTCTCCGCCACCTCCGTCTGGAAGACATCCGCTTCCCGATGGCGTTCATCAAGAGCTGCTACGGCCCGCCGAACGGCATCCAGGTCGAGCGCGACCGGATGAACAAGTACGGCCGTCCCCTGCTGGGTTGCACCATCAAGCCGAAGCTCGGCCTGAGCGGTAAGAACTACGGCCGTGTTGTCTATGAGTGCCTGCGTGGCGGTCTGGACTTCACCAAGGACGACGAAAACATCAACTCCCAGCCCTTCCAGCGTTGGCAGAACCGCTTCGAATTCGTTGCGGAAGCCATCAAGCTGTCCGAGCAGGAGACCGGCGAGCGCAAGGGTCACTACCTCAACGTGACTGCGAACACTCCCGAAGAGATGTATGAGCGCGCTGAGTTCGCTAAGGAACTCGGAATGCCGATCGTCATGCACGACTTCATCACCGGTGGCTTCACAGCCAACACCGGTCTTTCGAAGTGGTGCCGCAAGAACGGCATGCTCTTGCACATTCACCGCGCCATGCACGCGGTGATTGACCGTCATCCCAAGCACGGCATCCACTTCCGCGTTCTCGCCAAGTGTCTGCGTCTGTCCGGTGGTGACCAGCTCCACACCGGCACCGTGGTCGGCAAGCTGGAAGGTGATCGTCAGACCACCCTCGGCTACATCGACCAGCTGCGCGAATCCTTCGTGCCCGAAGACCGCAGCCGCGGCAACTTCTTCGATCAGGACTGGGGTTCCATGCCTGGCGTGTTCGCCGTTGCTTCCGGCGGTATCCACGTGTGGCACATGCCTGCACTGGTCGCCATTTTCGGTGACGACTCCGTGCTGCAGTTCGGTGGTGGTACCCACGGTCACCCCTGGGGCTCCGCTGCAGGTGCTGCTGCCAACCGTGTGGCCCTCGAGGCCTGCGTCAAGGCACGCAATGCCGGTCGCGAGATCGAGAAAGAAAGCCGGGACATCCTCATGGAAGCCGGTAAGCACAGCCCTGAGCTGGCCATCGCTCTCGAGACCTGGAAGGAGATCAAGTTCGAGTTCGACACCGTCGACAAGCTCGACGTTCAGAACTGA